The DNA window CCCCCCGGTACGCCGGGACGGTCATCTCCGCGGTCGGCAACCCGTTGAAGAACTGGAAGCCGGGACCGGAGGCCTGCCGGACCGCCAGCACGATCCGGTGCATCAGCTCCAGGTTGCCGACACCGTCCTTGATGCCGGTGACGGTCGGGATCCGGGACACCTCGGCCGCCGCCTCCGGGGTGAGCACCGCGTTCGCCCGCTGGTAGAACACCACCGGCAGATCGGTGGCGGCGGCGACCTGGCGGACGTAGTCGACGACGCCGGGCTGAGTGCCGCCGACCAGGTACGGCGGGAGCAGCAGCACACCGTCGACGCCGGCCTCGGCCAGTTGCCGGACCTGCTCGACGGCGACCGGAAGCGGGCCGCCGGCGCCGGCGTAGACCGGCACGGTGTTTCTCGTCGCGGCCACCGCGGTCCGGGCGACGGTTTGGATCTCGTCGCGGTCAAGCGCGTGGAACTCACCGGTTCCGCAGCCGGCGAAGACCGCGCCGGCGCCCGCCTCGACACCCCGCGTGACGTGCTCGGCGAGCAGCGACACGTCGAGGCCGCCGTCCGCGCCGAACGGGGTCACCGGGAAGAACAGAACACCGTGGAAGGTCATCGAATCCCTCGACAAGACAGGGGCGGTCAGCCCTTGGTGGCGCCGGCGGTGATCCCGCGGACGAGCGAACGCTGCAGCAGCAGGTAGACGACGAGGCTGGGAACCAGCGCGACCACCGCGCCGGCCAGCACGGCGCCGGGGCCGACGACGTTGTCGACACGCATCAGCGCGAGAGCCACCGTGATCGTGTAGTCGCTCTGGTTCTCCGCGACGATCAACGGCAGCAGGTACTGGTCCCAGATCATGATGAAGCCGAAGACGGTGATCACACCGAGCGCGGACCGCGACAGCGGGAGCACGATGCGCCAGAGCATCCGCAGCTCACCGACGCCGTCCAGCTTCGCCGCCTCGATGATCTCGCCGGGGATCTCCTTCATGAACTCGCTCATCACCAGGATCGAGAAGCCCCAGATGCCGACCGGCAGGATCACCCCCAGCGCGGATCCCTTGAGGCTCAGCCCGAGCCCCGGCAGGTCGCCGATGACCAGCGACAGCGGGATCGCGATGACCTCCTCCGGCAGCATCATCGTGAGCAGGATCGCGAGCATCACGAACGCCTGGCCGCGGAACTGCTGACGGGCCAGGGCGTACGCGGCGAAGACCGACACGGCGATCTGCAACACCAGGCCGCCGCCGACGATCACGAGCGAGTGCCCGAGGTACGACCAGATGCCCCGGTCCCCGGCCACGGTGAAGTTGGCCCAGGTCAGCTCGTTCGGCCAGAAGCTGAGCCGGGTGGACTGGCCGTGGTTGTCGAAGGCGCCGGAGAGCACCAGCACGAACGGGCCGGCGAAGACGAAGAGCGCGAGCAGGCACAGGGCTGTCCGGAGCAGCCTCGTTCGCGGGGTCCAGCCGAGCGCGGTGTCGAAGCGATCCATCACGCCTCCTTCTTCCGGGTGGCGAACCGGACCGCCAGCGTCGCGGTGAGGGTCAGCAGGAGCAGCAGCACCGACGCCGCCGAGGCCCGGCCGATGTTGTTCTCCTCCAGGCCCAGCGAGATCACCCGGGTCATCCAGACCTCGGTGGATCCGGCCGGCCCGCCGCCGGTCAGCACGTAGACCTCGGTGAACGTGCGCAGGCTGCGGATCGCGGCGAGGGTGAGGATCACGGCGATCGCGGGCCGCAGCGCCGGCACGGTGATGTGCCAGAGCCGCCGCAGGGTGCCGGCGCCGTCCACCGACGCCGACTCGTAGAGCGCCCGGTCGACGCCCGCGAGCCCGGCCAGGACGATCACCATGTTGTACGGGGCGCCGATCCAGACGCCGACCGCCATGACCGACCAGAGCGCGGTGTCGGTGCCGGCGATGAACTGCGACGGTCCCAGCCCGAGCAGCGACAGCAGCGAGTTCAGCGGCCCGTCCGGGGTCGGGTGGTAGATCAGCCGCCAGATCTCGCCGCTGACCGCGGTCGCCGTGACCACCGGCAGGAAGACCGCGCTGCGCAGCACCCACAGCGACCGGGTCTGGCCCTCCAGCAGCAGCGCCAGCAGGGCGCCG is part of the Actinoplanes missouriensis 431 genome and encodes:
- a CDS encoding carbohydrate ABC transporter permease, encoding MDRFDTALGWTPRTRLLRTALCLLALFVFAGPFVLVLSGAFDNHGQSTRLSFWPNELTWANFTVAGDRGIWSYLGHSLVIVGGGLVLQIAVSVFAAYALARQQFRGQAFVMLAILLTMMLPEEVIAIPLSLVIGDLPGLGLSLKGSALGVILPVGIWGFSILVMSEFMKEIPGEIIEAAKLDGVGELRMLWRIVLPLSRSALGVITVFGFIMIWDQYLLPLIVAENQSDYTITVALALMRVDNVVGPGAVLAGAVVALVPSLVVYLLLQRSLVRGITAGATKG
- a CDS encoding 5-dehydro-4-deoxyglucarate dehydratase, coding for MTFHGVLFFPVTPFGADGGLDVSLLAEHVTRGVEAGAGAVFAGCGTGEFHALDRDEIQTVARTAVAATRNTVPVYAGAGGPLPVAVEQVRQLAEAGVDGVLLLPPYLVGGTQPGVVDYVRQVAAATDLPVVFYQRANAVLTPEAAAEVSRIPTVTGIKDGVGNLELMHRIVLAVRQASGPGFQFFNGLPTAEMTVPAYRGVGVPLYSSAVFAFAPEIALGFYRAVVTGDDTLRDELLERFYAPLVELRDARPGYPVALVKAGVRLRGLAVGGVRAPLTDPAPEHVDRLAELIEEGLKVVHA
- a CDS encoding carbohydrate ABC transporter permease, with product MTTSLLPVRSGTSRSRSGGDPAGATRRRPSGALISWLFLIPAILLAVWFKFIPMIEGVRLSLFKVQPFLGNEWVGLDNYTDVLTDARFREALGHTLILGIGQTVGALIVGALLALLLEGQTRSLWVLRSAVFLPVVTATAVSGEIWRLIYHPTPDGPLNSLLSLLGLGPSQFIAGTDTALWSVMAVGVWIGAPYNMVIVLAGLAGVDRALYESASVDGAGTLRRLWHITVPALRPAIAVILTLAAIRSLRTFTEVYVLTGGGPAGSTEVWMTRVISLGLEENNIGRASAASVLLLLLTLTATLAVRFATRKKEA